The stretch of DNA CCGCTTTCCTCGCTCTACTTGCTACTATTTCTATCAGGACAGACACACAACTCTTACGCTGTGCTACCCGACCACCGCCAGTAAATGCATCGCCAGTAGAATCCGTTTACCACATACCCCCACAGGACCAAGAAAtgaataaaaagaaaaccagaaaaacagaaaaaaaggagCGGAATCCGAAAACGGTAATTTGATTGAACGGCTTCTCGACTTTCCGTGTTTCCCGGTTCCCGGTTCCCATTTTTCTGCTACGGCGGTTTCCTTGGCATCGCCATACGAACAGGCTGTTTTTGAACGGGAGTAACCGTTAGCATCCACTCAATTGTCACCATACACTCAATCGTGCTACTACGCTCATACTGGGAGAATGTGGCAACACTTCGACtaagttttttttctttctattgTAGTTTGAAGGAACTGAGAAAGAGACGTAGGACTCGTTGGGAATATACACTAAGCGTGCGTTTATAGGTAAAGGGAGCCGATGCGTTGTTGCATTGTTAgtacagaaaaaaaaagtttttcacacattttccttttttttttttttttttcactttcgtGCTTGTTAGCAAGTCATCGCCTTAATTCAATGAGCACTATTCGGTTATCTTGCAAGAGGTGTGTCTCATTTATtttacatatatatatatatatatatatatataagagAGCTCTTCTTTCTTGTATTCTTGTGTCTCCGTGGTATTTCGGTTTCCTGTCTTTTCCTATCTGCTtgcttgttctttttcATCGTTCTGTCTTTACGTCCAACCGTATAGAAACCCAACTAATAACCAATCGCAAATGGTTTCTTGTGCGGGGAttctgaagaaattggaaattCCTGTTCATGAAAGAGAAACTCTTTCGTTTCTAAAGAACCCGGATTTACTCCCCATCAAAAAGGAGAAACAGACATGGgggttcttctccaatttcGCATACTGGGGGATTATCTCATTCTCCGTCGGTACGTGGCTGAGTGCGTCGCAAGCACTGTCAGTCGGACTTTCATACCCAGAGACAATCGGTACTTTCATCGTTGGTGACTTCGTTACAATCCTGTTCACACTTGCCAATTCGTACCCTGGGTCAGATTGGAAAGTCGGGTACACCCTTTCGCAGAGATTCGTCTTCGGGATTTACGGTTCGTATTTCGGTATTTTGATCAGAGTGCTGATGAGTATTGTCAACTACGCCTCGAACGCGTGGTTGGGCGGTCTTTGTATCAACATGATCCTGGACTCTTGGTCGCATCATTATCtacacttgaagaacacgCTCACACCAAGTGTGGCTATGGAGACTAAAGAAGTCATTGGGTTCATGCTGTTCCACGTCGTCACCGTCTTGTGCTACTGGATGAAACCATACCAGATCAACTACATCCTGATCATATCCTGTACAGCTACATGCTTCTCCATGATGGGTATGATTATATACCTGACGCACAAGGCAGGTGGTGTAGGTGACCTTTTCACCTCGACAAAGTCAACTGCTACAGGGTCCGATAAATCGTGGGCGTGGGTCTACATGATTTCATACTGGTTCGGTTCCGTCTCCCCAGGGTCCGTTAACCAGAGTGATTACTCCAGGTTTGGTACCTCGAAGACCGCTATCTGGACAGGTACCATCCTGGCTTTGTTCATCCCAACTACATTGGTCCCTGTATTCGGTGTCATTGGTGCATCCACCTCTGTGAAACTATACGGGCAAGAACTGTGGCAACCAATGGATATATTCACTTACTGGTTGAAGGACAACTACTCTGCTGGTGCCCGTGCAGGTGCGTTCTTTTGCGGATTGTCCTTCACACTGTCCCAAATGTCGTACACTATTTCCAACTCCGGGTTTGCATCCGGTATGGATTTGGCCGGTGTGTTGCCCAAGTACATCAACATCAAACGTGGTGCCATCTTCACTGCAGTCATTTCGGTCGCTTTACAACCATGGAATTTCTACAACAAGTCTTCAAACGTCTTCTTAACGGTCATGAGTTCCTTCGGTATTGTCATGACTCCAATCATCGCCGTCATGATATGTGATAACTTGGTGATAAGGAAGAGACAGTATTCCGTCACAGAGGCATTCAAGATCAAAGGTGAGTACTACTACTTTAAGGGGTTTAACTGGAGAGCCTTTGTTGCTTGGATTTGTGGTATGACCCCAGGGTTGCCAGGTATGGCGTGGGAAGTCAACAACAAGTACTTCAATAACAAGGGTATCGTGAATTTCTACTACGGTGattcgttcttctccttcgtTATCTCATTCTTCCTGTACTGGATCCTGTGTCTAGTCTTCCCTTACCACGTCAAGATCCTGCACGACGACAAGGACTATTTCGGTGCCTTCTCCGACGAGGAAGCCAGGAAGAAGGGTATGGTTCCATACTCCGAGATCTCAGAAGAGGAGTTGGACGCTTACAACTTCCCATCCCACAAGACAGAAGGTTTCGAAAAGGAGACCTCCTCAATCAGAAAACAAGGTGTTGTATCCTCCTCGGACGGTCACGCCTATGAGGAAAAAGACGAAAGTGACCACATCACAAAACAGAGGATCGTCTCTACAAAGACAAGTTCCACTAGTGACCTCCAAGAGGAAAGTTCTTAATCGCGAGTGTCAAACCCGCATCCCCAAACAGTTCTTTCGCAATCGCCGTGAGTCCTCTCACTCACAAACGTTTGCACCTTTACACCCCTCCTCTAATCTAGTCATGTATACCTGCATTTTCATTTAGCGTTCTGGCTATCTTATAGAGCTTCCTCTAATACGTACCATATATTATTAAACATGCTCCTTGGATATGAATAATTGAAGTCTAGCCATCATATATTACACACACGCTGTGCCAGCCCTACATTACCTTAGGACGCCT from Huiozyma naganishii CBS 8797 chromosome 1, complete genome encodes:
- the KNAG0A04580 gene encoding nucleobase cation symporter-1 family protein (similar to Saccharomyces cerevisiae THI7 (YLR237W); ancestral locus Anc_8.412) produces the protein MVSCAGILKKLEIPVHERETLSFLKNPDLLPIKKEKQTWGFFSNFAYWGIISFSVGTWLSASQALSVGLSYPETIGTFIVGDFVTILFTLANSYPGSDWKVGYTLSQRFVFGIYGSYFGILIRVLMSIVNYASNAWLGGLCINMILDSWSHHYLHLKNTLTPSVAMETKEVIGFMLFHVVTVLCYWMKPYQINYILIISCTATCFSMMGMIIYLTHKAGGVGDLFTSTKSTATGSDKSWAWVYMISYWFGSVSPGSVNQSDYSRFGTSKTAIWTGTILALFIPTTLVPVFGVIGASTSVKLYGQELWQPMDIFTYWLKDNYSAGARAGAFFCGLSFTLSQMSYTISNSGFASGMDLAGVLPKYINIKRGAIFTAVISVALQPWNFYNKSSNVFLTVMSSFGIVMTPIIAVMICDNLVIRKRQYSVTEAFKIKGEYYYFKGFNWRAFVAWICGMTPGLPGMAWEVNNKYFNNKGIVNFYYGDSFFSFVISFFLYWILCLVFPYHVKILHDDKDYFGAFSDEEARKKGMVPYSEISEEELDAYNFPSHKTEGFEKETSSIRKQGVVSSSDGHAYEEKDESDHITKQRIVSTKTSSTSDLQEESS